One Hevea brasiliensis isolate MT/VB/25A 57/8 chromosome 5, ASM3005281v1, whole genome shotgun sequence genomic region harbors:
- the LOC110637992 gene encoding tonoplast dicarboxylate transporter — MSPADTSSDIISDESKIPLLPVHDQTIQRRSSSHSSLKDSLLTPANFYILLGPLLCAIICLLVKLDAPVNSRNMLAILAWMFSWWLTEAVPMPITSMAPLFLFPFFGIASADNVAKSYMDDVIALVLGSFILALAVEHYNIHKRLALNITHLFCGDPVKPPLLLLGICGTTAFVSMWMHNVAAAVIMMPVATGILQRLPVGPVQGQNNVVGKFCKAVVLGVIYSAAVGGMSTLTGTGVNLILVGMWKSYFPQANPISFSTWFFFGFPLALVIFLALWAILCLLYCSRGSGQVLSAYLDRAHLKRELETLGPMAFAEKSILAIFGMLIVLWMTRSLTDEIPGWGALFNGRAGDGTVSVMMATLLFIIPSKKQKGEKLMDWNKCKKLPWNIILLLGAGFAIADGVRTSGLADVLSKALDFLEEAPYWAIAPIVCLISATITEFTSNNATTTLLVPLLIQIAKSMHAHPLLLMVPGAIGAQFSFLLPTGTPSNIVGFTTGHIEIKDMIKTGLPLKIAGITALAFLMPTLGAYVFRTNGEVQ; from the exons ATGAGCCCTGCAGATACCTCCTCCGATATCATCTCCGACGAATCCAAGATTCCTCTTCTTCCCGTCCACGATCAAACAATCCAACGTCGATCAAGCTCCCATTCATCTCTGAAGGATTCCCTTCTCACACCAGCCAATTTCTATATCCTCCTAGGGCCTCTTTTGTGTGCCATAATATGCCTGTTGGTGAAGTTAGATGCTCCGGTGAATAGCAGGAACATGTTAGCCATTCTTGCGTGGATGTTCTCTTGGTGGCTCACGGAGGCTGTGCCTATGCCGATCACTTCGATGGCACCTCTGTTTCTGTTTCCATTCTTCGGAATTGCTTCTGCTGATAACGTTGCTAAATCTTATATGGATGATGTGATTGCTCTTGTTCTTGGAAGCTTTATCCTGGCTCTTGCTGTTGAGCATTATAATATACACAAGAGATTGGCCTTAAAC atAACCCATCTGTTCTGCGGAGATCCTGTAAAACCACCACTTCTCCTCCTTGGAATATGCGGCACCACAGCATTTGTCAGCATGTGGATGCACAACGTTGCGGCGGCGGTGATTATGATGCCCGTGGCGACAGGGATTTTGCAGCGGCTGCCGGTGGGTCCAGTCCAAGGACAAAACAATGTGGTGGGAAAGTTCTGCAAGGCAGTGGTCCTGGGGGTGATATACTCTGCAGCTGTTGGAGGGATGAGCACTCTTACGGGGACGGGTGTCAACCTGATATTGGTGGGGATGTGGAAGAGCTATTTTCCACAGGCAAATCCTATCAGCTTCAGCACTTGGTTCTTCTTCGGGTTTCCTCTGGCTTTGGTAATTTTCCTTGCTTTGTGGGCCATACTTTGTTTGTTGTATTGCTCAAGAGGTTCAGGCCAAGTCCTCTCTGCTTATTTGGACAGAGCTCACCTTAAGAGAGAACTTGAAACTCTAG GTCCAATGGCTTTTGCTGAAAAGTCGATTTTAGCCATATTTGGG ATGCTAATAGTTTTATGGATGACAAGAAGCTTAACAGATGAGATTCCTGGTTGGGGAGCTCTCTTCAATGGACGTGCTGGGGATGGAACTGTCAGT GTTATGATGGCAACATTACTATTCATAATACCAAGCAAGAAGcaaaagggtgagaaattgatgGATTGGAACAAATGCAAGAAGCTACCATGGAACATCATATTACTCCTAGGAGCTGGTTTTGCCATTGCAGATGGAGTGAGGACTAGTGGCCTGGCTGATGTGCTTTCAAAAGCATTGGACTTCTTGGAGGAAGCACCATACTGGGCAATTGCCCCTATTGTGTGTCTCATTAGTGCCACAATCACTGAATTCACTTCCAATAATGCCACAACCACACTCTTGGTCCCTCTGCTCATTCAAATTGCAAAATCTATGCATGCCCACCCACTGCTGCTTATGGTTCCTGGAGCAATTGGAGCACAATTTTCTTTCTTGCTTCCAACTGGAACACCTTCCAATATTGTAGGGTTCACTACTGGGCATATTGAGATCAAAGATATGATTAAGACTGGGTTGCCCCTCAAGATTGCTGGTATTACAGCACTTGCTTTTCTAATGCCTACACTAG GAGCTTATGTTTTTAGGACAAATGGAGAAGTTCAATAA